One Tachysurus vachellii isolate PV-2020 chromosome 14, HZAU_Pvac_v1, whole genome shotgun sequence genomic window, aataaacagatttctttCTAGTTTTCTGGGATACTGTGtcagttttgtgttgtgttgttgacaTTTGTGGCAGCTTTTAGCATTATGTCTTCCTAGAGCAGCTCTTATTTTCATCTGCTGGCATGCTCATCTCAGAGACCtatatatctaaatatctaAAGCTGTCGGATGTGTTTGATTAGCCTAGATTATtagccacagagagagagaaattcttCCTATCCAGTaaaacagacacatatacactatAACTACACGACTTTCCTTTCTAATTTCACTGAATCATTCATGGTTCATGGCTCAGTAATATTATATGCTTCAACAGACAGGTTTGATGTTTCAGATGTTTCTACTCCTACACTATATGGatatctgaccatcacacatgtgtatttatttagatttattcccTCTTTACTCATATATTAATCTCCACTCCCCAAATGTTGGATTGTGGCTGTAGGGATTAGTGATAATTCAgatacaagagcattagtgagatcagaaactgatgatgtaagagtgagATAATGTGGGgatcagtctgtgttccagttcctcgaaaaggtgttcagtggggttgagtcagagtgcAGGACACACCTCAACCTTAACACTGCATGTcatcatggagctctgtgctttgtttaCCAgggcactgtcatgctggaaaaggGTTTGAAAATGGTTTCTTAGTTAAAGTGAAGGAAAACTGTACAGCTACATCATGCAGAGacattctgtacaattgtgtgcttctgaCATTGTGGCAACGGTTTGGGAAAGAAGCACATATgattgtgatggtcaggtgtgcaCATACTTTTCATCATATGGTGCGGAAAAAATAGGTAAACAATGTTCTTGAGATATAGCCATACTGAGGAGGTCTATGGAATTCGTCTCATAATTATGCTAGCCTTGTCTATTTAAACTTTAACCAGCTCCTAATATGAGCACACTAACCAGTGATCACCAGATTTTACTTCCCCATTCATCACAGTTGGCATTTTCTAATTATTGTGAAGTCCTGcaatatctgtgttcttttttatGTGTTACCTTGCAATGTGAAAGTAAATGTATTCTTAATTATGTGTTTCTTTCCGAGTCCATCAGGAAAATCAGGAAACCAAGCAGGAGTCACCTCTGTTCCTGTGCGACTCTACAGCTTCTACTACTGATAAATGTTTTTGAAGAGTATCAGTCATCAGCAGGGCATGAACCTGCAGAAGGAATGAGTATCACAATGAAGCCCCTGTGAAGTgagccaaaagaaaaaaaaacagcgtggCTATTCATAATGGAGAACAACCTCCACTTTATATGCAGAAACCTTTGTCTAACGTACGTACATCAAGCCTGTCAGTGTAAACACAGGAACTGGAGAACATCTAAAGTACAGTCGACTTTCCCTGACTACATTTTGCTCCAAAACGGTAACTGAAACTGACACATCACCGCTGCAGAATGTGTCCACTGCAGGAATGGCCCCACAAGGGTAATGCAAATGATGACATCTTAGCAagcaaaaatatgaatatgggAACATTATGGAAAAgtggtttttaaatatttttattaatttcatgtTTTCTTCATCTGACATCCTCTGGCATCTATCTTATTTCTTCAAGTTAACAAATTATTGCAATTACAAATGGTATCTGCCAGGAGAACAAGATGGGCTTGAAACGAGTGAAAATCTCTAGACATAAATATTATCATAGATTATATTGAGATACGACATATACAGCAACTTCACTCAAATTCAGAAATAATTTATCATTAATACTCTGTAAACTTTACTTCAGTAAACTTttccactttatttttataggtCTCTTGAGCGTAGATCACCTGACTATAGTTTCCTGTTGTCTCTGTTtgtcattcatttgtttacaacCTTAACTCTCAACTCATCTCAGCTCATTCAGCTGAATCAGGTCTGTCTAAAGTTAGGATAAGATGATGCTATGTAAAGCAGTGCGAAAATTCATATGTTATAGAAGTTATTAATCAAAAATATTCCGTATTTACTTACTGTATTGTGCTTCGACATGGGCAACAACCCAATAATTAAATTTAGCCCTCCCTGGGGTATTAAAAAATGTCTATGATATAATTACATTACGAGAAATGGTGCTAGGAAATCCAAAAGAATGTTCTTGTTTCCTCTGGAATTTTGAAGTATCCAAACAACAGTCATGTTACATCCTTAGACAGGAAATTAACCACCTATTAGTGCTACTAGGCATATATTCAGCTTGAATCACAGGCAGTGAACGAATACATTGAACTTTGAGCTAAATTAAGCACAGATCAGTTTTCTAAAGAAAGTTATGAAAATGACAGGATTCTGGTTCCATTTGTTAgtaacctttatttaaccagaaTAAAAACTCATTAAGCTTGAATCTCTCTGACAAAAGTGGCCTGCAACAAAAAACtcaacaattaaaaacaaaacaacaattaaaCTAATTTTTAACCCACATGTTGTCCTTGGTGTCAAATTTACccattttcaaatgtttttatatcagaAATAGTTTTACGTCATGTAAATAAGGTAAATTAACCACAAATGACAAAAGGAATTGTGAAAACATTTTGTGCTAATGTTTAAACGAAGTTCATTAAAAGTGGGTAAGACAGAATTTGGTGATCATttgagtgtactgtatgtactgagTGTACTGTGTGTTCTTCTGTCTGGGAGGCCCGATTATGGTGTATTTGTCTGCCTTTACTGATCCGCTGTAATCCTCCTGCTCTCTACCTCCTCACTTTACCCCCCACTCTCATGGCACTCTGTCCTGTCCATGGCAGTTTAATGCACATCAAGTCAGTGAGTTCATTCAATCATGATACAGGACCTCCACCTCGAAAAATATCTTATTGGAAAGTTTTGAAGAAGATCTGAAGGCATGGCCTCAGCTCCCTCGCTCTGATCTTCTCATGTGTCCACGGTTCCTGGAATGTGGCACTAAAACTACTTTCCCACCAGTAAGTGGATTAAACCTTAAAGCTTCATATTAAAATTTGCCCATGCAGAGTCCTGTTCCCACCAGCTACAGTATGTTTAGCCCTTTAGATGGAGCATTTATGACAGATAACCAGTTATTATAGTTCTTTGCTAGTTGTAGACTTGCTTATGCTTCTAGTATAACATTCAAAACCTCTATTAAGTTGTATTAGacaatctaaaaaaacaaacctcctggccataataatacatttacataataaatattgCTGCCCATTTACAGGAACCAAAAAGCCAGCAAAAATGGGATTGAATTAGATATATAAAACGTGTAAGCATTGCTCTGAAACTGACTGATTGGTGGTCTGATCACATATAGACATACAAACAtactgatatatactgtagattcatGCTATGTGTTTTAATAAGTGTGAATTAGTCATATCCTTTTTGCATGTTGTACATCACGCACAAGAGTCTGATGGTGTTATAGCTCAGCTGAGCCTCTGAACCACaaatgcaagattttttttaataacacattACAGTGATAGAATCTGAATGATCCTGCAATGATACCCGAATTAATACAGATGGaaatatgaactaatgatgagttaaggcatgtactaatcacaaaCTAATGAAGAGTTAACCTTAACTACAACGGGAGTCTTATGACTTCATGTGTGTTTAACGATTAACTTACGTATTTGTTagttaaacaaaatgaattaaaccTGCATCGTTTCTAATTGTTCAGTCTTGTGTGTAAAGGTGCAAATCCCCAGGACCTGAGCCTCCTTGAGCACACTAGATAGATAAGTACTATTGTTTTATTGAGTTAACTCCAAcgtgttaattaatacattaactagCAAACGTATCATTAAGGAGGTCACTATTTATTTTAGGCATGAAGTCATAAGCCAAGTTTTAGTTTAGCTCTTCATTGGTTCATGATTAACACATGCCTTAAATTTTCATTAGTTCATAGTTACCACAGAATTAATTCAGGATTAATTCatgtaatgttattttaaattgttGCCAGATATTTGTGACAGTTTAACCCACAATACCTTTGAAGCAGTTCCAGTAGCAGTAGCAGTTTGTTCTTTTAAATACTTCATATTGAAACGATTGAACGTGTCGCTCTTATGAACTAGTTTCCAGAATCATTGGTCTAACATCACATGCAAAAACTgaaagtaaaatgtatttatttctaaacaaaTTTTACATCTATTCCAGAAATTTTCCCATATCATATAAGACAGGATTGACACAGATTGTATTAAAACACCCCAAAGAGTACATAGAAGGATCAGGGgtgtatatttaatttagtgTATTAACATAAACTTTGCATGACGCAGGTCGTAGCTTCAGAGTGTGTAGGTCTCTAGCAACTTATTTGTTTAAGCTGgggtgaaatttaaaaaaaataaaaataaatgaaagaaagacagaaaagaaaaactttataAGAGACCAGGCACAGGGCCAGGGGAAGGTGAGATGCCCTCGGTCCAGCACAGTGGGAGTTGGGGTGGAGATTCACACGCTCACTGACCTCTGGACTGGATGTACTATTAAGTATACAGAGttgacacattttattttattttttcattttcaatacTACCTAATCGGGTTTCTCTTTTTTGCATCTTTGAAATTCAAAACCATTAGCCATTCTGCCCGTGCTTGTACTTTATGGCCTCGTCATCTTAGGGCCTGAGAAAAGTAAGTGTCTTTAAATATTATGCAACACAGTGTACAGCATTTTTGGATGTTTCAGTTCATACTAATAAAAGTCTCCTAATCATAAAAACAGGTAAATTATTATAGTGTGTCACTTGAAAACACGTCTTTACATAGATTATATTCAGTTTACAGTGAGGTTTTTAACAGCTTTAATACCaacagctattattattattattattattattattatttatacatataaatgtagAACATTTGAGCACCATATATGAATCCTTAGAAGACAGTACTGTGGAATTCTTGATTCTTATCAGCAAAACATGGGTTGTTTCTGAATGAAGATTTCCTTTAAGTTTTCCAACACTTTATGTGAGGTTTATGCTGTGGGGTTTATGTCTAACATGTCAAGCTgcttaacaaaaaagaagagaggCTGATGAGGAAAGAACTGTCCATAGCGGTTGTTAcctaagtgataacaggaactaacttgttttacAGATGTTACACAACTTTAAATTCTTGACATCTTGTGTTTTAAACCACTTACATTGGCCATACATGCAGAGACAATggtttattctgtttctttcacacacagggccagaaaaatgtgtgtgttgatcttGGTCTACCTATGGAATCATTGTGCATCCTGAGGCCCCAGGCCTGGTTCAATATTTCAGACATTCCCTCGCTGAACATTCTTTTGTCCTCTGAGCCATGCGGCCTTGGATGGCTAAAGAACAGAGGCAGTGTGTGAAAGCCAGTGGTAGCCCTTAAGCCGAGGTTAATACGAGACAGAGCGGGTTCACCCTCTGTTCTACAGAACTTTCAGCAGGATGGATTTGGGCCACTCGATAAGTGACGATGAGCCTCTGTCTGGAAGCACTCATGCAAATGATATGTCTGATAGAAGGAAAACACCAAACCTGACCTACTGCACCCATCCTACAGCTAGTCCTCAGTGTGGCCTTAGCAATTAACAAACTTAGTGTTTATATGTGAGCTTATAGGTAGAGAACCTGTTGTGACACGTCTGTAAGTCAGTACATTGTGAAGATACACAACTTGACcaaaagtgcagtgtgtggaaACATGACCAAACAGATTACATAtgcctaataaataaataaataaataaataaataaataaataaacagcacaagttaaaaaaggaaagaataaaataattgtacGACTGTTCATCTAAGATGTCATCATGAGGTTAATCATCCTGTCTTTCTGGGTGGCTTTGGATGAGTGCTGATCAGATATGGACCAATGGCACAAAAACAGATGCATGTGACTTTGTTTCCGTTCATATTTATGCATAGGGTCATTGTCATGGTTTAACTTGTTTGGGTCTTTTACTTTCTGTAACTGAGGATCCTACTATTATGGCATAATTAGAGATCCTATACAACTGTGTGGGAATTGCACCATatgtggatgtgatggtcaagtgtccacatacttttggctttATAGTGTATCACGAGTAAAGTAAAAGAGATCTAATATTGTCATTATGAGTTTATTATATAACAATTCTCAAAttcttaaataatatatattactactaatatcactactaatattactaatattaaacattacctCTAATATtactagtttaaaaaaaaaaatcttaatctATTGGCAGATAATTTTGCTTCTCTCTATAAATATACACTTGCAAACGTCCAATAATTCTTCAAATCTCCTTATAGATTAACTAGTAACAGgcttacacacatatatatatatatatacacacgtgtgtatatgtgtgtatatgtgtgtatatatatatatatatatgtatgtatgtgtatgtatatatgtatgtatttatatagtgtgtgtgtgtgtgtgtgtgtgtgtgtgtgtgtgtgtgtgtgtgtgtgtgtgtgtatacatatatatatatatatatatatatatatatatatatatagatcatATCACACCAGTTCTTCACAACCTTTCAATCCAGACTCAAAACTCACATGTTTAGAAATGCATTTTGTATTTGAACTTGtccttttattactttatatttccatttatttacatttacatttacatttattttattattctgttgtctatttgtatgttttatattatgttgtgtgtattaaatgtattttcataAGGTGACCTTGAGAGCctcaaataaaatttattattattattattattattattattattatatttgtttggCTTCACTGTAAAAGTCTAATAtgagcttctttttttttaacagtgtatAATCAATGTAGTCATTAAATCCTTAAATACATTGGTCAGTGAGTTGCATGTGGTTTGGCCATGGAGGTTTAATTGAAGACCATCCCAGGCTCTTGACattgatgattatgatgatgatgatgatgatgagagtCAAACCTATGTTTGTTCAGAAGTAATGAGCAGAAGTAAAGGTTCTGCTATGTGTAGTCAGTGTTTGTATACAAACCCCACGTCATTGCACTCGCtcccctatgtgtgtgtgtgtgtgtgtgtgtgtgtgagggtgtgtgtgagggtgtgtgtgtttctgatgcAATTCAGCCTTTATAAACTCACACCATCCGGCGGCGTTTCATTCCAGGACGCTTTCGGAAATACAGCTCCAGCTCATTTAATTCACTAAACCCGGTTTTAACATTattctatatttaaaatatatgtattttactatttatcccgatctgttttatttctattcgccagttttttgtttgtttgtttttttcatcctgattagaaatttgtagTTTTAAAAAAGAGGAAGTGGTTAAATAACCCGCGTCGCAGAACAACCTGAAAAAGggggatttttattttctttcttttttgtaaattctttttttttaaggtaagACCATTGCactattctttatttattgaacCTATTGAACCTATTCACAGCTGTTTAAACCTGCaatgaaatgtatatttattgtatatggAAATATATAGGAACTtagatgtatgtatatattataagaatatatatagctatatatatatatatagagatccGTTATGGGGTTTAATttgctatattatatatagatttttttttaatttcaattctAAAATTCTTCCTGTCTGTCCTTCACATACGAAGCGATTGAGTCGCAGATGGAAATGTACAAATTATATAAAAGCGTCTACTGCAGTCACATAGTCTAAAGGGATTATATATGCGCAATAgacataaaagaaataaaacgacAGATAATAAACAGTAGGGAAGAAACAGAATGAATGATATCATTTGTAAGGGTGTTTTTACCCTTTAGACGTCTGATGTATGAGGTTTCATCAGCCAGGGTCTTTTTGGGTGGGGATTAAGTGCTGACGGTAAATAAACCGcttgagctaaaaaaaaaaaaaaaaaacggacgCACGtggctttgtttctttttattcctaGGCTCTAGAAATAAGATTTCTTTCATAATACtacgttttatttgtttaatcttTACTATCTATGTGTAAAAATCCTTCCTGTCTCTatctatgtaaaatataaatatataacactaaacatatatacatatatttataacagtagggatatatatgcatatataataaatatatatatatatatatatatgcgtacATGTCGTTATCCGAGTAGATACGTTAGTAGACGGTTAAATATTTGACGGAGAGTGTTGTATTGTGAGTCATGGCGGTGTTAGAGAAACACGCCGGTCTTTATATTCAGTCAGACTGAAGATGCCGGTTGGAAATTTCCACTGCACGCGTGAGTCAGCCGCAacacaaccccccaccccccacaaaCCCTCCCCTTTCAGCTCAGGCGTCACGTGTTCAAGGACACgcagaaataaatagaaaaagaaataaattctatgtacagttgtgctataaATGATAGAATGCAATAGAGATGTAGGGATGTACAAGGATAGAGGAGGTAACTAGTAAATGTAAGGTTATTGCACATTGTTATCGTGTAATGTGGGGAACATTTAACTATTCATGGGgttgattgtctggggaaataaaaaaaagtgttctcgTGCCTTTGTGGTTGTGCTGGTATTTTGGGGCTCTGTTCAAAAAGCAGATGACTTGGATGTGAGGGATCGTGAGTTATTTTCTGAGCCCTTTTCATTACtctggatatatacagttcatgAAGGGTGGGCAAGGGAACAGCAATAATCCTTTCTGCTACGCAGTTTACACTCTCCAGGGTTGGGTttgtttatacaaatgagctgaatgatgtgtgtgtttgtgtgttttaggtttTGCACATTAGGACATTTGTTACAATGGACATTATTCCTGGAAAAGCGGAAATGAGCCGCTTTAACATTTCACCAGATGAAGACAGCAGCTCCAGTTCCAACAGCATTGAGTGCCCTGACTATCACCCCAAGAAAGTGCCATTGAGCAGGTAGCAATTATTCAGCATGCtgttctttattaatatttgcatattattatgcaatacaaaataaaaatatatgtattctTCTCCCTAAATTGCAGTCAGAACGGTGATGTGGATGCCGAAAGTCAGAACTTCCTCCCCAGTGGCAgcgaaggaaaaaagaaatatgaagtTGAATATGTAAGTGAAATTTTCAGAGACACTTCAAGGTCAGCAGTTTGTAGGCTTCTGGTCATCGTACTAATTTGTAGTTATTCCCAAAAGTGTTGCCGCAAAGTTGGAATCACTCAGTTGTACAGAACGtctctgtatgctgtagcattataaTTTCCCTTTACCAGGACTAAGAGACGTAAACACTGCTCCACCATGATAATCAATGTCCTCGTGCCCAAAGCACAGCGTTCCACAAAGACATGGTGTGATAAGGTTGAGGTTTGTCCTAActaaaccccactgaacacctttgggatgaccTAGAACACtgacagaagagaagagtgaaGATTATTATATGAgtaaagaggaaataaatctaaataaactacACATGTGTGACAGTCAGGTATCCATAAAGTGTAAGAGTAGAAATATCTGAAACATCAAACATGTCTGTTAAAGCACATATTAGTGAGTCATGAATCATGAATAATTCAGtgaaacttaaaataaaaggcGTGCAGTTTTATGAGAACAAGTTATGCAAGCACAGGCCTGCTGATAAACCCTGAAAATTTAATCAGTGCCCTCCTCTTTTCTTCTAGCACCCTGGCACTGCGTCATTTGGGATGTCCGTGTTCAACCTGGGCAACGCCATCATGGGCAGTGGGATCCTCGGCTTATCCTATGCCATGGCCCACACGGGCATCGcactgtttgtgtgagtatCATGCTGCTACTGAATGTATTTACTTATAGTTCTCATGGCTACGAAGCATCTCCGATCAAACCAGCCTTTTATTAGAACCAGctttaacaaacatttttatttgaacaaaaCTCTGGGCACAATTTTAGATGAGCGTTAGAATAAAAAATTCTCCTTTTTCTGTATGTCAAGTTCCTTTCGACTGAGGTTTGCCCCAGTTTCAGGGATAATTTGCACTCTGTACATACAGTGTGCTTACAAACAGACATGATTTGTGCAAATGTGTGCTTGAACGTGTGAATGCTTACTATCAGTAAGATACTCACAGACGGGCCAACAGGCCTTTCAGCAAGCACATGAATACCTTTGCAGTCAGGCTACAAGTTACATAAAGTGCGTCAGAGTATCTTAGGTAATTTGCGTGCTATGCTTCCAcatcctttttttaaacaagactACAGTGTAACTAGGTTCATAAATGGAAACAGATCACTTCCCCAATTTTAATGTCAGATCCTTACCTGTTTTAAGTATAAATACGGGATCACAGTACATGTCTGATGTCTAATCAGACCTCATGTTACATTAGCTGAAGCACATTTAAATTATAGGAACAACATGGTTCGAGACAGTTCTTCAGTTGTATGGCAGGTTACGGAActttttctttatctgttaCCGTTGATGCGTAAACACCATGCCTTAACACGCCTGCTTAGCAGACTTCCTGGAAATATTGAATTGTCTGAATTTTAGCTGATGTGACctaaatgaaaatggaaaacaGCTTTTCTTAGCACATCATGAATGCTGAGGGATATGAGTACGGTtaataatggcttttttttctctctgtttgctTTGTCAGAATCCTGCTGTTATGTGTGTTCCTATTTTCCCTCTACTCTGTACATCTGCTGCTTAAGACCGCAAATGAAGGAGGTTAGCACCAGTTCTTCTTcccaaaatgtatatattatatccCATGTGAATTTGGTGTCAGATTTTGATTCTGAAACATCCTTCATTCCCCAGGTTTTATGGTCTATGAGAAGTTGGGCTACAAGGCTTTCGGCTTGCCTGGAAAGCTTGCAGCATCTTTATCTATCACCATGCAGAACTTTGGAGGTAAGATGACAATTCATGCAGGATTCAAACACTCAAACGCTTTTGGGATGATTAGCAGATTTGTTGTAGGTTTGTTCCTTGAAACATACATCTGTCTTTCCATTCCAGCCATGTCCAGCTACCTCTACATCGTGAAGTATGAATTACCAATAGTCATCAAAGCTTTCACCGGGGATGAAGGGTAAGATACTctgtcattatttttaaattagttcATCCTTATTCTTTGAGAGGTTTCTTCGTGCGTTTAGATTCGGTTCATGTCACTTGCAGTGTCTGCTTGCATAAGCGTCTTTTCATGCGGTGAAGTGTTTCATTGTAGTGTCGGATAGGACGAGATGTATTTTGAGTGCCAATCAAAGGGGTCTTTATAGACTGTCTCGTACCACACAGAGCTTGCAATGACCTAATGCATGAACATTATTTTGTAGCAAATAATACTGCAGGGTAGAGTTTAtcctgtgtaataataataacaataataacaataataataataataataatcgttaATGGATTTTGTATTGGAGctttctgtgttaatgttaaaactcgttattttttctcctttttttaggGCTTGGTACACCAACGGAGACTACCTGGTTTTGCTTGTTACTGTCATCATTATTTTACCACTTTCGCTGCTTAAGAATCTGGGTGAGTTTCTTTCtaacaaaaagaacaagaagagtAAAGGAATTCCAGAGCTGGGGTTAAACTAGATAGAAAGAAACTAATTATGTTTTCATCTTCACCACAGGATACCTCGGCTACACAAGCGGCTTCTCGTTGTTGTGCATGGTCTTCTTCCTAATTGTGGTAAGCAAATGTGATGTTATTCTTCTAGAATTAATAAGATATGATATGATCAACTTTATTGAATTCACAGTGGTTAAATTCATTTACTACAGCAGCTCACAGATGGTTGAAGTGCAGGGATAAAATACATCTCAGGAGGAACATGCTAAacatttgtcttgttttttttcttcaggtgaTCTATAAGAAGTTCCAGATCCCCTGCCCGTTCTCCAGCGACCTCTTCAACATGACATTAaacaacacactctcacatctgCACAACACCACGGCCACAGTCTATAATGAGGACTCTTGCAAACCCAAATACTTTGTCTTCaactcaaaggtacagacatagaAGATTCACCCTCCTTcgtgagtgtgtacagtgtgatttAAATGGTGTGTGACTACCATTTTTTATCTCCTGTCTTCAGACTGTGTATGCCGTGCCCATTCTCACCTTTGCCTTCGTGTGCCACCCGGCTATTCTGCCCATGTACGAGGAGCTGAAAGAGTAAGTTCTATCTTCAGTCGTTGGCATTTTAAAGTCCAGTTAGAAGACACTGAGATGTCTGTGAACGGTTAAAAGC contains:
- the LOC132856744 gene encoding sodium-coupled neutral amino acid symporter 2-like, coding for MDIIPGKAEMSRFNISPDEDSSSSSNSIECPDYHPKKVPLSSQNGDVDAESQNFLPSGSEGKKKYEVEYHPGTASFGMSVFNLGNAIMGSGILGLSYAMAHTGIALFVILLLCVFLFSLYSVHLLLKTANEGGFMVYEKLGYKAFGLPGKLAASLSITMQNFGAMSSYLYIVKYELPIVIKAFTGDEGAWYTNGDYLVLLVTVIIILPLSLLKNLGYLGYTSGFSLLCMVFFLIVVIYKKFQIPCPFSSDLFNMTLNNTLSHLHNTTATVYNEDSCKPKYFVFNSKTVYAVPILTFAFVCHPAILPMYEELKDRSRKKMQNVANVSFVAMFVMYLLAALFGYLTFYDTVEPELLHTYAKLYKLDVVLLIVRLAVLTAVTLTVPVVLFPIRTSFNQLLGGTNNFSWIRHISITMILLFAANLLVIFAPSIRDIFGFIGASAAAMLIFILPSAFYIKLVKKEPLKSVQKIGAILFLCSGFIVMFGSMSLIIMDWVHNAGALESQGDGH